The Nitratidesulfovibrio sp. SRB-5 genomic sequence GAACCAGAAGCGCAACCCCGCCCTGGCCAACCCCAAGGTGCGTGAAGCCATCATCGCCGCCACCGACCATGCGGGCATCGTGGCCAAGATCATGAAGGGCTACACCGTGGTCACCCAGCAGCAGGCGCCCAAGGGCTACCCCGGCTACATTGCCGACCTGAAGCCCCGCTTCGACCTGGCCAAGGCCCAGAAGCTGATGAAGGAAGCGGGCTACGAAAAGGGTCTGGAACTGACCATGATCGCGCCCAACAACCGCTACGTGAACGACGAAAAGGTGGCCCAGGCCTTCGTTTCCATGATGGCCAAGATCGGCATCAAGGTGAACCTGAAGACCATGCCCAAGGCCCAGTACTGGGATGAGTACGACGCCCAGGTTGCCGACATCCAGATGATCGGCTGGCACCCGGATACCGAAGACACCGCCAACTACGGCGAATACCTGCTGATGTGCGCCAACAAGGACACCGGCATGGGCCAGTACAACAGCGGCAACTACTGCAACAAGAAGTACGATGCGCTGATCGAGGAAGCCAACCGCACCACCGATCCCAAGAAGCGCGACGCACTGCTGCAGGATTCCGAAAAGCTGGCCTACGACGAGGCCGCCTTCGTGCCGCTGCACATGGAACCGCTGTCGTGGGCTGCCCGCAAGACGGTGACGAACGCCAAGGCGATCATCAACGTGCAGGACTTCCCCTATTTCGGTGACGTGGTGATGAAGTAATGACGAACGGGCGCGGCTGGTTACCAGACCACCGCGCCTTTTCGACGGTTTTGTGAAGGCGGGCGGGCAGGGGAACACCCCTTGCCTGCCCCGCCGAAATTTTGTAGCCCACCGGGCGGGGATCACCCCGTTACCGACGCGCGGCATTCCGCCGCCCTCCGCATTCCGGCTTTCGGCTGGGCATTCTGCCAGCCTGTCCGGACCCGCGGCGAGCGTTCCCAGCAGGCCCACCGGAGCACGGTGCGCTGATCGAGGCCGGGTTGCGGACAACGCCGCGCACGCCGTTTCGCGCCTTCGCGCTTTCGTGGCCGCCGCCTGCGGACCCGCTGCCCCTGCCCCGCAGGGCGCCATGGATCAAGCCGTGGCCGGGACGCACGCATGCACGGGCCCCGCAGCGCGCGGGCGCTGCCGCCGTCAGTCCGACCCCGTTTCCGTGGCGTGCGGGGGGGCACCGTGTGGCGCCCGCATCGAACGGGCCCGCATGGTGTGACCCGCATCGTGTGACAATGACGCGCGGCACGCGGCACCGCGGCAACCAGCAACGCCGTTACCGGCAACGAGACGCACATGTTCGCATTCATCGTCCGCAGGGTGGCGCAAGCCCTGCTGGTCATGTTCATCATCAGCTTCATCGGGTTCGCCATCAAGCAGTCCGTCGGCGACCCCACGCGCGAAATGGTGGGCGTGTCCGTATCCGTCAAGGAACGCGAGGCCCTGCGCGAAAAGCTGGGGCTTAACGACCCGTACCTGGTCCAGTGGGCGCGCTTCACCAAGAACGCCGTGCAGGGCGACCTGGGCACCTCGTACTTCTACCGCAAGCCCGCGCTGGACGTGATCCTGGCCAAGGCCCCGGCCACGCTTGAGCTGGTCTTCGTGGCCCAGTGCATCATCGTGCTGATCTCGGTGCCGGTGGGCGTGTATTCCGCCTGCCGCCCGCGCTCGGTGCTGTCGCGCCTGTTCATGGGCATCAGCATCGTGGGGGTTTCGGTGCCGGTGTTCCTGACGGCCATCTTCATGATCTACATATTTTCGGTGCACCTTGGCTGGCTGCCCTCGTTCGGGCGCGGCAACCCGGTGGAGATATTCCCGGGGTGGACATCGGTGCTGACCACCTGGTCCAACTTCAAGCACATCATCCTGCCGTCCATCGCCCTGTCGTCCATCATGCTGCCGCTGTTCATCCGGCTGATCCGTGCCGAGATGAAGGAGGCGCTGGAGACCGAGTACGTGAAGTTCGCGCGGGCCAAGGGTCTGCCCGAATGGCGCGTGGTGATGGTGCACGCCTTCAAGAACACCCTGTTGCCGGTCATCACCGTGGGGGGCGTGCAGCTTGGCATCATGATCGCCTTCACCATCCTGACCGAGACGGTGTTCCAGTGGCAGGGCATGGGCTTCATGTTCGTGGAGGCCGTGGAGCGCGCCGACACCGCGCTGCTGGTGGCCTACCTGATCTTTGTCGGGGCCATCTTCGTTACCGTGAACACGGTGGTGGACCTGATCTACGGTTTCGTGAATCCCATGGTCCGCATCGCGGGGAGGAAGTAGCATGGCCGGTCTTCTGAAACGTTTCCGCCAGTCGTACTTCCTGTATTCCTTCCTGCGCGACCCGGTGGCGGTGACCAGCTTCGCCCTGTTCGTCATCCTGGCCGCATCGGCCCTGCTGGCCCCGGTCATTGCCCCGCACAACCCGTTCGACGGCGCCAACATCGACATCATGGACGCGGAAACGCCCCCCCTGTGGAAGGACGGCGGCAACCCGGCCTTCCTGCTGGGCACCGACAACCAGGGGCGCGACCTGTTCTCGGCCATACTGTACGGCATGCGCGTTTCCCTGCTGATCGGGGTGGGCGCCGTGGCCATGCAGGCGTGCATCGGCATCATGGTGGGCCTGCTTTCCGGCTACGGCAGCCGCAGGCTGGACAACATCCTGATGCGCATAGCCGACGTGCAGCTGTCGTTTTCGTCGTACATGGTGGCCATCTTCCTGGGGGCCATCGTGCAGATGACCTTTGGCGTGGGCCGCTACGAGCAGGTGGCCGTGCCCTTTCTGGTGCTGGTCATCGGCCTTGCCGAATGGCCTCAGTACGCGCGCACAGTGCGCGCATCGGTGCTGGCCGAGAAGAAGAAGGAATACGTGGAGGCGGCGCGGGTCATCGGCCTTCGTCCGTTCCGCATCATGTGGCGGCACATCCTGCCCAACACGCTCACCCCGGTGCTGGTCATATCCACCGTGCAGGTGGCCAACGCCATCATGAGCGAGGCGGCGCTGTCGTTCCTGGGGCTGGGCATGCCGGTGACCAAGCCTTCGCTGGGCTCGCTGATCAAGTCGGGCTTCCAGTACTTCTTCAGCGGCAGCTGGTGGATCACGCTGTTTCCCGGCGTTGTGCTGATCCTGCTGGTGCTGTCCATCAACCTGCTTGGCGACTGGCTGCGGGACTTCCTGAATCCCAAGCTGTACAAGGACTAGTCCATGCAACCGCTGCTCGACGTATCCAACCTTACCGTCAAGTTCGCGCTGCGCGACACCGCGCTTACCGCCGTCAACGACGTCTCGTTCACCCTGGCCAAGGGCGAGCGCCTGGGCCTTGTGGGCGAATCGGGCGCGGGCAAGTCCGTCACCGGGTTCTCCATCCTGAACCTGGTGTCCAAGCCCGGCTTCATCGCGGGCGGCTCCGTTCTGTTCGAGGGCAAGGACCTGACCACGGCCAGCGCGGAAACCCTGCGCGACATACGCGGCAACAGGATCAGCATGATCTTTCAGGATCCCATGATGACCCTGAACCCGGTGCTGACCGTGGGCACGCAGATGATCGAAACCATCCTTGCCCACAAGAAGGTGACCCGCAAGGAAGCCGAGGCCATTGCCCTGGACAAGCTGCGCAAGGTCTACATTCCCTCGCCGGAGCGCCGTCTGGCCCAGTACCCGCACGAATTTTCGGGCGGCATGCGCCAGCGCATCGTCATCGCCATCGCGCTGCTGACCTCGCCGTCGCTGATCATCGCCGACGAACCCACCACCGCGCTGGACGTGACCATCCAGGCCGAGATCATGGACCTGCTGCTGGAGCTGTGCCAGTCGGAGGACATGGGCCTCATCCTGATTACCCATGACCTTGGCGTGGTCTCGCAGGTTACCCAGAAGATCGCGGTGATGTACGCGGGGGGCATCGTGGAAATGGGCGACACCGCCAGGGTGGTGGGCGAGCCGCTGCACCCCTACACGCGGGGTCTGCTGGGCGCGCTGCCGCAGTGTGCGGACAAGGCCGACTGCGGCCTTGCGGATGTGGCCGCACCCCGCGCGCGCCGCCGCCTGAACCAGATCCCCGGCAGTATGCCCAGCCTTTCCGACGTGCCGCGCGGCTGTCCGTTCAACAACCGCTGCGAACTGTGCGAAACCGTGTGCACCACCACCCGGCCGCTGCTGGAAAAGAAAAGCGACGGGCGGATGGCTGCCTGCCACATGGTAGCCTAAGGGGGACACGGGAATGACCAACCAGATCACCGCACTGCTTTCGCTGCGCAACGTCGTCAAGCATTTCGACATTTCCGGCGGGCTGCTGGACCAGCTGCGCATTTCCGGCGGCCGCATCACCCGCAAGCGCACCGTGGTGCATGCCGTCAACGACGTGAGTTTCGACATCCTGCCCGGCGAAACCCTGAGCGTGGTGGGCGAATCGGGCTGCGGCAAGTCCACCCTGGCGCGTACCGTCATCGGCCTGTACCGGGCCACCGGCGGCGAAATCCTGTACCGGGGCGAACGCATCGACAACCTGAGCGACAACGGCATGCTGCCCTACCGCACCCGCATGCAGATGGTCTTTCAGGACCCCTACGCCTCGCTGAACCCGCGCATGAAGGTGCGCGAGATTCTGGAAGAGCCGGTGCGCTTCCACAACCCCGGCATCTCCGACGCCGACGTGCGTTCCCGCGTGGCCGACGTCATGGAACAGGTGGGCGTGAACCCGCTGTGGGGCGTGCGCTACCCGCACGAATTCTCCGGCGGGCAGCGCCAGCGCATCTCCATCGCCCGCGCCCTGGTTGTAGACCCCGAGTTCATCGTGGCGGACGAGCCCATCTCTGCGCTGGACGTGTCCATTCAGGCGCAGGTGCTCAACCTGATGATGGACATGCAGGAAAAGCGCAACCTGACCTACCTGTTCATCAGCCACGACCTTTCGGTAGTGGAGCACATCTCCACCCGCGTGGCCGTGATGTACCTGGGCAGCCTGTGCGAACTGGCCAGCGCCGAAGACCTGTTCGGCAACCCGCGCCACCCGTACACCCGGGCCCTGCTGTCGGCCATCCCGCGCATCGGCGGCAAGGCCGCCGGGCACATCAAGCTGTCCGGCGACGTGCCCACGCCCATCAACCTGCCCACGGGCTGCGTGTTCCATGGCCGATGCCAGCACGCCAACGCGCGCTGCATGCAGGAAGTGCCCAAGGCCCGCCAGCTTGAAGGCGGCGCGCAGGTGGCCTGCCACGGCGTGGAGGAAGGGCGGATTTAGCGAGCGGTGTAGGTTTTATAGATGAATTAGGGAAGGGGCCCCTTTAACGCTCTGCGGTCCTCATCCGTAAGCTTCGCGCGTTGCGCTCACCTAACGGCTGAGGCAAAGGGTCTCCCTCCCCGAACCCCTCCCCCCAAAATTTTTTCAAAGTCCCCCGCCGCGCTGAAGCGGCGGGGGACTTTGCGTTACTGGGGGCGGTTCTGTGGGAACCTCTGGCGAGCCTCGGTGCTTGCTAGGCCAACACATCCGCCATGCGCTCAAGCGCGGTGCGCAGCAGGGCACGCGGGCAGCCCAGGTTCAGGCGCAGCCAGCCATCGCCCTCCGGGCCGAAGCTGGAACCGGGGCTGGGCACCACGCCCGCATCAAAGCGCACGCGGTGCAGCAGGTCCGCCTCTGCAAGGCCCAGCGGGCGAAAGTCCACCCATGAAAGGTAGGTGCCCTGCGGCTGCATGACCCGCACGCCGGGCAGGCGCGCGGTCAGCACGTCGCGCACCAGCGCGGCGTTGCCCGCGATGTAGTCCATCAACGCGTCCAGCCACGGGCCGCCGTGGCGGCAGGCCGCCTCGGTGGTGGCCAGCCCGAACATGTTGGGGTGGCGGATGCCGAGGCCCGTCAGCTCCGCGCGGAAGGTGCGGCGCAGGGTGTCGTCCTCGATGACCACATGGGCCAGCCCAGCGCCGGGCACGTTGAACGCCTTGGCGGCGGACACGGCGGTGATGGTGCGTTCGGCCACTTCCGGGGCCAGGCTGGCCAGCACGGTGTGCGTGTGGCCGGGCAGCAGCAGGTCGTGGTGAATTTCATCGCTGACCATGAGCGTGCCGTGCTTCAGGCACAGTTCGGCCACGCGGGTCAGTTCCGCGCGGGTCCACACCCGACCGCCGGGGTTGTGCGGGCTGCACAGCAGCAACACCCTGGCCCCGCGCCCGCCATCGGCAAGGGCCGTGTCCAGCGCGTCGAAATCCATTTCGTGGAAGGGGTTGCCCCCGGCATCCGTGGTGAGGGCCAGCGGGTTGGCCAGCACCCGGCAGCCCGCATCCTGCACCGCCGCGCGGAAGGGCGGGTAGATGGGCGTCTGGATGACCACGCCGTCGCCGGGCCGGGTGAACAGGCGCACCGACAGGCACAGCGAGGCCACCACGGTGGGCAGGGGCAGCAGGTGGCGGGGGTTCACGGTCCAGCCGTGGCGGGTGGCCAGCCAGTGGGACACGGCCTCGCGGCAGGCTGTTCCATCTGCGGGGTAGCCGAACACGCCACGCTCGGCCAGCCGGGCCACGGCATCGCGCACCGCCGGGGGTGAGGCAAAGTCCATGTCGGCCACCCACAGGGGAATGGCGTTGGCGGCTTCATCCGGCGAAAGGTTGAACATGCGCCCCATGTCGTCCCATTTCAGGCTGCCGGTGTTGCGTCGGTCGGGGGCGTGGTCGAAGTCGAAGCTGTGGTCGGGCATGGCGATGGGTGACGCGGTCGTCGGGTTTGCGGGGCGGGTGGTGTGGTTCGAAAAGGCATCGGGCGGCGCGCCGTGTGCGGCGCACTGCCTCTGCCGGATCCAGACCCAGCGGAGGCCGCGGCTGCCGGGCTTTGCCGGTCGTGTCGGTCGTAGCCGGTTGTTGCCGGTCGTAGCCAGCCGTTGCCGGTAGTGCCGGTCACGGTCGGGAGCCGTCGGGATGTCCCTTGCGAGGTCGTACGGCCCCTATACGCGCAGCATGGCTCCGTGGGGCAGGGGCGGGACCGCCTCGTTGTCGGACGCGGCGCCGACCACGTTGTCC encodes the following:
- a CDS encoding ABC transporter permease, encoding MFAFIVRRVAQALLVMFIISFIGFAIKQSVGDPTREMVGVSVSVKEREALREKLGLNDPYLVQWARFTKNAVQGDLGTSYFYRKPALDVILAKAPATLELVFVAQCIIVLISVPVGVYSACRPRSVLSRLFMGISIVGVSVPVFLTAIFMIYIFSVHLGWLPSFGRGNPVEIFPGWTSVLTTWSNFKHIILPSIALSSIMLPLFIRLIRAEMKEALETEYVKFARAKGLPEWRVVMVHAFKNTLLPVITVGGVQLGIMIAFTILTETVFQWQGMGFMFVEAVERADTALLVAYLIFVGAIFVTVNTVVDLIYGFVNPMVRIAGRK
- a CDS encoding ABC transporter permease, with the translated sequence MAGLLKRFRQSYFLYSFLRDPVAVTSFALFVILAASALLAPVIAPHNPFDGANIDIMDAETPPLWKDGGNPAFLLGTDNQGRDLFSAILYGMRVSLLIGVGAVAMQACIGIMVGLLSGYGSRRLDNILMRIADVQLSFSSYMVAIFLGAIVQMTFGVGRYEQVAVPFLVLVIGLAEWPQYARTVRASVLAEKKKEYVEAARVIGLRPFRIMWRHILPNTLTPVLVISTVQVANAIMSEAALSFLGLGMPVTKPSLGSLIKSGFQYFFSGSWWITLFPGVVLILLVLSINLLGDWLRDFLNPKLYKD
- a CDS encoding ABC transporter ATP-binding protein codes for the protein MQPLLDVSNLTVKFALRDTALTAVNDVSFTLAKGERLGLVGESGAGKSVTGFSILNLVSKPGFIAGGSVLFEGKDLTTASAETLRDIRGNRISMIFQDPMMTLNPVLTVGTQMIETILAHKKVTRKEAEAIALDKLRKVYIPSPERRLAQYPHEFSGGMRQRIVIAIALLTSPSLIIADEPTTALDVTIQAEIMDLLLELCQSEDMGLILITHDLGVVSQVTQKIAVMYAGGIVEMGDTARVVGEPLHPYTRGLLGALPQCADKADCGLADVAAPRARRRLNQIPGSMPSLSDVPRGCPFNNRCELCETVCTTTRPLLEKKSDGRMAACHMVA
- a CDS encoding ABC transporter ATP-binding protein; the protein is MTNQITALLSLRNVVKHFDISGGLLDQLRISGGRITRKRTVVHAVNDVSFDILPGETLSVVGESGCGKSTLARTVIGLYRATGGEILYRGERIDNLSDNGMLPYRTRMQMVFQDPYASLNPRMKVREILEEPVRFHNPGISDADVRSRVADVMEQVGVNPLWGVRYPHEFSGGQRQRISIARALVVDPEFIVADEPISALDVSIQAQVLNLMMDMQEKRNLTYLFISHDLSVVEHISTRVAVMYLGSLCELASAEDLFGNPRHPYTRALLSAIPRIGGKAAGHIKLSGDVPTPINLPTGCVFHGRCQHANARCMQEVPKARQLEGGAQVACHGVEEGRI
- a CDS encoding MalY/PatB family protein, whose amino-acid sequence is MPDHSFDFDHAPDRRNTGSLKWDDMGRMFNLSPDEAANAIPLWVADMDFASPPAVRDAVARLAERGVFGYPADGTACREAVSHWLATRHGWTVNPRHLLPLPTVVASLCLSVRLFTRPGDGVVIQTPIYPPFRAAVQDAGCRVLANPLALTTDAGGNPFHEMDFDALDTALADGGRGARVLLLCSPHNPGGRVWTRAELTRVAELCLKHGTLMVSDEIHHDLLLPGHTHTVLASLAPEVAERTITAVSAAKAFNVPGAGLAHVVIEDDTLRRTFRAELTGLGIRHPNMFGLATTEAACRHGGPWLDALMDYIAGNAALVRDVLTARLPGVRVMQPQGTYLSWVDFRPLGLAEADLLHRVRFDAGVVPSPGSSFGPEGDGWLRLNLGCPRALLRTALERMADVLA